AGGGCGTCCGCCACGGCCTCCGGCTCGATCGCGGTCGGCTGGAGCACCAGGTCGCCCGCGCTGCCGGTGGCGGCCAGCATGTCGGTGCGGACGCCCTGCGGGCAGATGGCGTGGACCTTCACGCCCCGGTGCCGGTACGTCAGCGACAGCCACTCGGCGAAGGCGAGCGCCCCGTGCTTGGTGACGGCGTAGGGAGCGGCCCCGATCATGGTGAGCAACCCGGCGGCGGACACGGTGGAGACGAACCGGCCGCTGCCGCGCTCCAGCCAGCCGGGCAGCAGGGCGTGGGCGGCCCGGACATGCGCCATCACGTTCACGTCCCAGGAGGCGGCCCAGGCCATGTCGTCCAACGGTCCGTCGGCGGCCCCGCCCTCGAAGGCGACACCT
This is a stretch of genomic DNA from Streptomyces hawaiiensis. It encodes these proteins:
- a CDS encoding SDR family oxidoreductase: MMGAFQEAGVVVTGAGGGIGAALARRFAAEGARVVVNDLDAERAKQVADEVGGIALPGDASAIVDDARDALGGTVDVYCANAGVAFEGGAADGPLDDMAWAASWDVNVMAHVRAAHALLPGWLERGSGRFVSTVSAAGLLTMIGAAPYAVTKHGALAFAEWLSLTYRHRGVKVHAICPQGVRTDMLAATGSAGDLVLQPTAIEPEAVADALLKGVAEDRFLILPHPQVAAYCQARAGDPDRWLSGMNRIQQQWEESR